A single region of the Rhizobium sp. NLR16a genome encodes:
- the pssM gene encoding exopolysaccharide glucosyl ketal-pyruvate-transferase gives MKMFAYRGKHENFGDELNHWLWERLLPGFFNDDESRLFLGIGSILYDNFDPDLQKIVFGSGYGGYTNAPKVDGTWTFYFVRGKKTAEALGIDPSYAIGDSGILTRSCWDAKSVEKRYPVSFMPHYESAMYGSWDKVCELAGIHYIDPRWSVEKVLTEISASHKVVSEAMHGCIISDALRVPWRAIRPIAPSNRAKWYDWASALDLEIDFDPIGPSNLVEAGASLVRKNTYLLKNITFRHRRIRQLTGNYVFGSTVKTLQRVAEKPGQLSSDEAIGRAHEKMLVELDRLKQDFSNGQRPLMSQTP, from the coding sequence ATGAAGATGTTTGCCTATCGCGGGAAACACGAGAATTTCGGCGACGAACTGAACCATTGGCTCTGGGAACGTCTGCTGCCCGGCTTCTTCAATGACGATGAGAGCCGACTCTTTCTCGGCATCGGTTCGATCCTCTACGACAATTTCGACCCGGACCTACAGAAGATCGTCTTCGGCTCGGGCTATGGCGGCTACACCAACGCGCCGAAGGTCGACGGCACCTGGACCTTCTACTTCGTGCGCGGAAAGAAGACTGCCGAGGCCCTCGGCATCGATCCGAGCTACGCCATCGGCGATTCGGGCATCCTCACGCGCAGTTGCTGGGATGCAAAGAGCGTTGAGAAGCGCTACCCCGTCTCCTTTATGCCGCACTACGAAAGCGCCATGTACGGCAGCTGGGACAAGGTCTGTGAGCTCGCCGGCATCCATTACATCGATCCCCGCTGGTCGGTGGAAAAGGTTCTGACCGAAATCAGCGCATCGCATAAGGTCGTCTCCGAGGCGATGCATGGCTGCATCATATCGGATGCGCTGCGCGTTCCGTGGCGGGCGATCCGGCCGATCGCACCAAGCAATCGCGCCAAGTGGTATGATTGGGCGAGTGCGCTCGATCTGGAGATCGACTTCGATCCCATCGGCCCTTCCAACCTCGTCGAGGCAGGCGCATCTTTGGTGCGGAAGAACACATATCTGTTGAAGAACATCACGTTCCGTCACCGCCGCATCCGGCAGCTGACCGGCAACTATGTGTTCGGCTCGACCGTCAAGACGCTGCAGCGGGTGGCTGAGAAGCCCGGACAGCTCAGCTCCGACGAGGCTATCGGAAGAGCGCACGAGAAAATGCTGGTCGAGCTGGATCGGCTGAAGCAGGATTTTTCCAACGGCCAGCGCCCTTTGATGTCGCAGACCCCGTGA
- a CDS encoding acyltransferase — protein MVQTGKKPKWGLNVFRPLRNGIVKAKWLYYTKFWGMDIDPTASFSLSVRFDKTNPKGLHIGAETYVAFEAAILTHDLTRGLYLHTRIGKRCFIGARSIILPGVEIGDECVIGSGSVVTKSVPPRSLVAGNPAKIIRSDIKIISRYGRMAREDETVTQIVTHLPTGEAR, from the coding sequence ATGGTGCAGACAGGAAAGAAGCCGAAATGGGGACTGAACGTATTTCGGCCGCTGCGGAACGGGATCGTTAAGGCCAAGTGGCTCTATTACACGAAATTCTGGGGTATGGACATCGATCCGACTGCCAGCTTTTCACTCAGCGTGCGCTTCGACAAGACCAATCCGAAGGGACTGCACATCGGCGCCGAAACCTACGTCGCCTTTGAAGCCGCCATCCTGACCCACGACCTCACGCGCGGGCTTTACCTTCACACGAGGATCGGCAAACGCTGCTTCATCGGCGCCCGCAGCATCATCCTGCCCGGCGTCGAGATCGGCGACGAATGTGTCATCGGCTCCGGCTCGGTGGTGACCAAGAGCGTGCCGCCGCGCTCGCTCGTGGCCGGCAACCCGGCCAAGATAATCCGCAGCGACATCAAGATCATTTCGCGTTACGGACGCATGGCCCGCGAGGACGAAACGGTCACGCAGATCGTGACGCACTTGCCGACTGGAGAAGCACGATGA
- a CDS encoding glycosyltransferase → MRKAVIYVEKFLPASQAFVLNQAVAFRSFEAEILAGSRISSAHTKKSTVPVHDIRRSPVARAGELLLKIPQIGLPFLFPAISQADLVHAHFGKNGYVIGPLARAAGKPLVTTFHGFDATYRGDPKKPGGFNQVRFFAKGRSEMAGWNSWNIAVSDFIRERLLALGFRADRVFRHHIGIDLDLFKMEPRPRKKGLVVSIARFVDYKGHRFMIDALSRVAAAGTPVEFVMVGQGPLKEEIEALARRSLPSVTIHENLSQTEIRDLLASAELYLHGSVTLDNGHAEAFGLANLEAEAVGTPVVAFRSGGVGEAIEEGKTGYLVEERDVAGMAEAVGRLLNDQALWTAFSARAPLLVAERFDICRQTGMLEDYYSSVLDEFSSRGRT, encoded by the coding sequence ATGAGAAAAGCCGTTATTTACGTGGAAAAATTTCTGCCTGCCAGCCAGGCATTTGTTCTCAACCAGGCAGTGGCGTTTCGCTCCTTCGAAGCTGAAATTCTTGCCGGTTCGCGAATCTCTTCCGCCCATACGAAAAAATCCACTGTCCCGGTTCATGACATCCGCCGGTCTCCGGTCGCGCGGGCCGGTGAGCTGCTTCTGAAAATCCCGCAGATCGGGCTGCCCTTCCTGTTTCCCGCGATCAGCCAAGCCGATCTTGTCCATGCCCATTTCGGCAAGAACGGCTATGTCATCGGTCCCCTGGCGCGGGCCGCCGGCAAGCCACTGGTCACGACATTTCACGGCTTCGACGCCACCTATCGCGGCGATCCGAAAAAGCCGGGCGGCTTCAATCAGGTGCGTTTCTTCGCCAAGGGCCGGAGCGAGATGGCAGGCTGGAACAGCTGGAACATAGCCGTTTCCGATTTCATCCGAGAGCGGCTGCTGGCGCTCGGCTTCCGCGCCGACCGCGTCTTTCGCCATCACATCGGCATTGATCTCGATCTCTTCAAAATGGAGCCGCGCCCCCGAAAAAAGGGATTGGTGGTTTCCATCGCCCGTTTCGTCGACTATAAGGGCCACCGCTTCATGATCGACGCGCTTTCACGCGTGGCGGCCGCCGGTACCCCGGTTGAATTCGTCATGGTCGGACAGGGACCATTGAAGGAGGAAATCGAGGCCTTGGCGCGCCGTTCCTTGCCAAGCGTCACGATCCATGAAAATCTGTCTCAGACTGAGATAAGGGATCTGCTCGCCAGTGCGGAACTCTATCTTCATGGCAGCGTGACGCTCGACAATGGTCATGCGGAAGCCTTCGGCCTCGCCAATCTGGAAGCCGAAGCCGTCGGTACTCCGGTCGTCGCATTCCGCTCGGGGGGCGTGGGCGAAGCGATCGAAGAGGGGAAAACTGGTTATCTCGTGGAGGAGCGGGATGTCGCGGGCATGGCGGAAGCGGTCGGAAGGCTGCTCAACGATCAGGCCCTGTGGACAGCCTTCAGCGCGCGAGCACCGCTTCTGGTGGCCGAGCGCTTCGACATATGTCGTCAAACGGGGATGCTAGAGGACTACTACAGTTCCGTTCTAGACGAATTTTCCAGCCGGGGTCGGACTTGA
- a CDS encoding endo-1,4-beta-xylanase has product MNRRRFLASIPLALLYAREGQALAQVPPSAGLRALADRKSFRFGSAIDPEDVGNPIASQIYIDNVNSITPRNALKWNATERRPGVFSFGPADQIVAFARKNNMRVYGHTLVWYRTPDWVSAITDAETIREAMNRHIKQVVARYKRSIDAWDVVNEPLEYDAPDLRDCIFRRLLGDDYIRMSFDMAHEANPDAVLVLNETHLEKKSGVFEQKRARILKIVEDLVARKTPIGAVGLQSHFRPGLDRIDPEGMGRFCATLKDMGVGVFITELDASCHFLSRETSSTPVSYAEIFGDVITIAAERGDLKGATVWGMSEKYGGLDEKDTKPGATCTKRVNLYDENNDPRSSIDGIKRAIEAM; this is encoded by the coding sequence GTGAATAGAAGACGTTTCCTCGCCTCCATTCCGCTCGCCCTGTTATATGCGCGCGAGGGTCAGGCTTTGGCGCAGGTGCCGCCGTCCGCGGGGCTGCGCGCCCTTGCCGACAGAAAATCGTTTCGATTCGGTTCGGCGATCGATCCGGAGGATGTCGGCAATCCGATTGCGTCTCAGATATACATCGACAACGTCAATTCGATAACGCCGCGAAATGCGCTGAAGTGGAATGCAACGGAAAGGCGGCCAGGCGTCTTTTCCTTCGGGCCCGCCGATCAAATCGTTGCGTTTGCACGCAAAAACAACATGAGGGTTTATGGACACACGCTCGTCTGGTATCGCACGCCCGACTGGGTGTCCGCCATCACCGACGCTGAGACCATTCGGGAGGCGATGAACCGTCATATAAAACAGGTTGTCGCTCGCTATAAGCGGTCGATCGATGCGTGGGATGTGGTGAACGAACCTTTGGAATATGATGCGCCGGATCTGCGGGACTGTATTTTCCGACGCCTTCTTGGCGACGACTATATCCGCATGAGCTTCGACATGGCACACGAGGCCAATCCCGACGCGGTGCTGGTTCTCAACGAGACGCACCTGGAGAAAAAATCCGGCGTGTTCGAACAGAAGCGTGCACGCATCCTGAAGATTGTCGAGGATCTCGTCGCCAGAAAGACGCCGATCGGCGCCGTCGGGCTGCAATCGCATTTCCGCCCCGGTCTTGATCGGATTGATCCGGAGGGAATGGGCCGATTCTGTGCAACGCTGAAGGATATGGGTGTTGGGGTCTTTATCACCGAACTCGATGCGTCCTGCCACTTCCTCAGCCGGGAGACGAGCTCCACGCCGGTCTCCTATGCTGAGATTTTCGGTGACGTGATCACCATCGCAGCCGAGCGTGGTGACTTGAAAGGCGCCACCGTTTGGGGCATGTCGGAGAAATATGGCGGGCTTGACGAGAAGGACACCAAACCCGGCGCGACATGCACGAAGCGCGTTAATCTTTACGACGAAAACAACGATCCGAGAAGTTCGATTGACGGCATCAAGCGGGCAATAGAGGCAATGTGA
- a CDS encoding DUF6030 family protein → MPDNSSPAYAKQPAGKPRIPVIFWLLLTISLSLVIGTVLLSNDMKHLKAVGHYFGFDLSPPEVKPSPPKTLPRPAPPAVYKLPLHATEAPMAQTASAFLRTWRISGPAMCAALRQAGVQTSEWAAASFNAGTFECFYEHSAKREKDQLANSIFVIVRGDAAGTISSMRVKVVNPGTDQNGQLDPAILRIFETMLRQPQWLDFHETLNAIKNLKDVKEDGFGANIAFTHEVLNPERYNFTLSLDATSGPQRRARNYFSGRTWLPAPEPTIAANRMQPQLPRQEPPAENRN, encoded by the coding sequence TTGCCCGATAATTCGTCGCCCGCATATGCGAAACAGCCGGCAGGAAAACCGCGGATTCCCGTGATCTTCTGGTTGTTGCTGACGATTTCCCTCTCGCTGGTCATCGGAACGGTGCTTCTGTCCAACGACATGAAACATTTAAAGGCGGTTGGGCATTATTTCGGCTTCGACCTTTCCCCCCCTGAGGTTAAGCCGTCACCGCCCAAAACCCTTCCCCGACCGGCGCCGCCGGCAGTCTACAAGCTTCCCCTGCATGCCACCGAAGCGCCCATGGCACAGACCGCGTCGGCCTTTCTGCGCACATGGCGCATATCCGGGCCTGCAATGTGCGCGGCGCTGCGCCAAGCTGGCGTTCAGACCAGCGAATGGGCGGCGGCCAGCTTCAACGCCGGCACGTTCGAGTGCTTTTACGAGCACAGCGCCAAGCGCGAAAAGGATCAGCTCGCGAATTCAATCTTCGTCATTGTTCGTGGCGATGCCGCCGGCACGATCAGCAGTATGCGCGTGAAGGTCGTCAATCCCGGAACGGATCAGAACGGCCAGCTCGATCCGGCTATCCTGCGCATTTTCGAAACCATGCTGCGTCAACCGCAATGGCTCGATTTTCATGAGACCCTGAATGCGATAAAAAACCTGAAGGATGTCAAGGAAGACGGCTTCGGAGCCAACATCGCCTTCACCCACGAAGTGCTCAATCCGGAGCGCTACAATTTTACCCTCTCGCTGGATGCAACGTCGGGCCCCCAAAGAAGGGCGAGGAATTACTTTTCCGGCAGAACATGGCTTCCTGCGCCGGAGCCCACAATTGCGGCCAACCGCATGCAGCCGCAACTTCCCCGTCAAGAGCCGCCGGCAGAAAATCGCAATTAG
- a CDS encoding methyltransferase domain-containing protein, with product MSIELDATTYIHAKPTTAHSYILPKIFDVLGDHFDGSAENDVFDLGCGTGGAAAALAKAGYDVVGVDPSSDGIGKANIRHPGLALSVGSAYDDLSRDYGSFSAVISLEVVEHVYDPKSFTSTMFDLVKPGGIAVISTPYHGYLKNLALAATGKMDDHFMPLKDHGHIKFWSKNTLRTLLLETGFDNVRFEYVGRIPAFAKSMIAVADKPL from the coding sequence ATGTCCATCGAGCTAGACGCAACCACCTATATTCACGCCAAACCGACAACCGCACACTCCTACATATTGCCCAAAATCTTCGATGTACTGGGGGATCATTTCGACGGGTCTGCGGAAAATGACGTCTTCGATCTCGGATGCGGCACCGGCGGGGCCGCCGCGGCTCTTGCGAAAGCAGGATATGATGTCGTCGGCGTCGATCCCTCCAGCGACGGGATCGGAAAGGCCAATATCCGTCATCCCGGGCTGGCGCTGAGCGTTGGCTCGGCCTATGACGACCTGTCCCGGGATTATGGCAGTTTCAGTGCCGTTATCAGCCTGGAGGTCGTCGAGCATGTCTACGATCCGAAGAGCTTCACCTCGACGATGTTTGATCTCGTCAAGCCGGGCGGCATCGCGGTGATATCGACGCCCTATCACGGCTATCTGAAGAATCTTGCACTGGCTGCGACGGGAAAAATGGACGATCACTTCATGCCGTTGAAGGATCATGGGCATATCAAGTTCTGGTCGAAAAACACGTTGCGCACACTGTTGCTGGAGACCGGCTTCGATAACGTCCGTTTCGAATATGTTGGAAGAATTCCTGCCTTCGCCAAATCAATGATCGCCGTCGCCGACAAGCCGCTTTAG
- a CDS encoding helix-turn-helix transcriptional regulator, whose protein sequence is MKAKSPNSIDVYVGNRVRVRRKTLGMTQHGLAELLGITFQQIQKYEKGTNRIGASRLQRISEILRVPVGFFFENGGSGPIEGETSELNKFLSSKEGLALNKAFIAIEDPNIRQKLVALAKTLAMTGLPDVDSDLQDPFIHN, encoded by the coding sequence ATGAAGGCCAAATCGCCGAATTCCATCGATGTCTATGTTGGCAACCGCGTGAGAGTTCGGCGAAAGACGCTCGGGATGACCCAGCATGGTTTGGCCGAACTTCTTGGCATCACCTTCCAACAGATTCAAAAATACGAAAAAGGAACGAACCGGATCGGCGCCAGCCGCCTTCAGCGCATTTCCGAGATCCTTCGCGTGCCGGTCGGCTTCTTCTTCGAGAACGGTGGTTCCGGGCCGATCGAAGGCGAGACGAGCGAATTGAACAAGTTTTTATCCTCGAAGGAAGGGCTCGCGCTCAATAAAGCGTTCATCGCCATCGAGGATCCCAACATCAGGCAGAAGCTGGTGGCCTTGGCCAAAACTCTGGCGATGACGGGATTGCCTGACGTCGACAGCGACCTGCAGGATCCTTTTATACACAACTGA
- a CDS encoding peptide antibiotic resistance protein, with the protein MLHLQTFGDLRLTESDGEPVRYPIKGLLMMAHIYAGGSHELSRYELAQFLWSDVEPELARLNLRKMLSRIREMDGGRTEIAFDFSATMVCLNKQAVSSDLDVFRASGPPLDRLQAIAESTQRGFIGNIKPATKQIDAWIRAQRDAHALQLRQALLEAVPDVQKPGAARIISSAALQILERDPNDEQVRALLHRLSGGSSFGERLPDGGGHARVEVKRPESGSQSTDIERISPIPRILPRLVLLPPTAKHADAGLALANALIEDVTIELCALRHISIVAPHTAGQIRRDSEKAAVVARHSIAYLLDTRLSEEGLFAQLIYFPTDEIVWANRFKMTPDILPRQRRVIAQQLTESVARELAENEEERLRFEANPEAYHAYLVGSSLMSKLTLPHIRRARKAFRLSLSHRSDFSPSFTGLARTFTSEWLVTAQGNDELLHLAEQHALRAIERDPESAAGHRELGVTRLYLGDVDASVAALNLAEELSPHFADVIYSHADTLVHASRPGDALAKIRKAISLNPIAPDAYLWCAAGASFFLEQYEEAIAYVEAMKDKAPAHRIAAASCAMIGDRKRALFHRQRAESINPVFDVEKWLAIVPFKEHWQKELYREGLLKAGF; encoded by the coding sequence GTGCTTCATCTGCAGACATTCGGCGATCTGCGGCTGACTGAATCGGATGGCGAGCCGGTTCGCTATCCGATCAAGGGTCTGTTGATGATGGCCCATATCTATGCGGGTGGGAGCCATGAACTCAGCCGTTATGAACTGGCCCAATTTCTATGGAGCGACGTCGAGCCCGAGTTGGCGCGGCTCAACTTGCGCAAAATGCTGTCCCGCATCCGCGAGATGGACGGCGGACGCACCGAAATAGCTTTCGATTTCAGTGCCACGATGGTGTGCCTCAACAAGCAGGCGGTTTCCAGCGATCTGGATGTCTTTCGGGCCAGCGGCCCGCCGCTGGATCGACTACAGGCGATCGCCGAATCGACCCAGCGCGGTTTCATCGGAAATATCAAGCCGGCGACAAAGCAGATAGATGCTTGGATCAGGGCGCAGCGTGACGCCCATGCGCTGCAGTTGCGGCAAGCATTGCTGGAGGCGGTGCCCGATGTGCAAAAGCCGGGTGCGGCGCGCATCATTTCCAGCGCCGCCCTGCAAATCCTCGAGCGGGATCCAAATGACGAGCAGGTCAGGGCATTGCTGCATCGGCTATCCGGCGGCTCATCGTTCGGCGAGAGATTGCCGGATGGCGGCGGTCATGCAAGGGTGGAGGTGAAGCGTCCCGAGTCCGGCAGCCAGTCGACCGATATCGAACGCATATCGCCGATCCCGCGGATCCTTCCCCGTCTGGTGTTGCTTCCCCCGACGGCGAAGCACGCCGATGCCGGACTTGCCCTTGCCAACGCCCTGATCGAAGACGTCACAATCGAACTCTGTGCGCTTCGGCATATTTCCATCGTCGCTCCGCACACGGCCGGACAGATCCGCCGCGACTCCGAAAAAGCCGCGGTGGTCGCCAGGCACTCGATCGCCTATCTTCTCGATACCCGACTTTCCGAAGAGGGATTGTTCGCCCAGTTGATCTATTTCCCCACGGATGAGATCGTCTGGGCCAATCGCTTTAAGATGACCCCCGATATATTGCCGCGTCAAAGGCGGGTTATCGCCCAGCAATTGACCGAGTCGGTGGCGCGTGAGTTGGCTGAAAACGAGGAGGAACGGCTACGTTTCGAAGCCAATCCTGAGGCTTATCACGCCTATCTCGTCGGCTCGAGCCTGATGAGCAAGCTGACGCTGCCGCATATCCGGCGGGCAAGGAAGGCGTTCAGGCTGTCGCTGTCGCATAGGTCGGATTTCTCCCCGTCATTTACGGGGCTGGCAAGAACGTTCACCAGCGAGTGGCTCGTGACGGCGCAGGGAAACGATGAACTGCTGCACCTGGCGGAGCAGCATGCGCTTCGCGCAATCGAGCGAGATCCGGAATCGGCGGCGGGCCATCGTGAGCTCGGGGTCACCAGACTTTATCTGGGTGATGTGGATGCCAGCGTCGCAGCCCTTAATCTGGCGGAAGAGCTCAGTCCGCATTTTGCCGATGTCATCTACAGTCATGCCGACACGCTCGTGCATGCATCCCGCCCCGGCGACGCGCTCGCCAAGATCAGAAAGGCAATTTCGCTCAATCCGATCGCACCTGACGCCTATCTCTGGTGTGCCGCGGGAGCAAGTTTCTTCCTGGAACAGTATGAGGAGGCCATCGCCTATGTCGAGGCGATGAAAGACAAAGCACCGGCCCATCGTATCGCCGCGGCCAGTTGCGCAATGATCGGCGATCGAAAACGGGCACTCTTCCATCGGCAGCGCGCCGAAAGCATCAACCCGGTGTTCGACGTCGAGAAGTGGCTCGCCATCGTTCCCTTCAAGGAGCACTGGCAAAAAGAGCTATATCGGGAGGGCCTGTTGAAGGCTGGTTTTTAA
- a CDS encoding YcaO-like family protein, which yields MSPRETLSRVEPFLARFGITRVARHTGLDDVGIPVWCAYTPNSRSIVIAQGKGLTDLDAKVSTVMEAIERAVAGEPFVDLVRSTSFGLQAMGHKIDTLNCLIAMHKPDLGPDEETEWVAGINILTGETIYIPFEAVLLDRTRDARYWMSSDGLASGNNIEEAVFHGVLERIERDAHVLWQVGAERDRYAGCVDPRGFRDDALTGLIDKIEKPGLALRLFDITSDIAIPCFTAILGPGDSAPGQRDCRGGSDIRLVEVTGGTGAHPSPVRAAIRAVTEAAQSRLTYISGARDDISPATFSRSLPPLMRRAFDAVPVSPAAGPFRHRTPEQRDLTHLLQHVLETLRNKGISSVIAVRLSDNTLPFGVVKVVIPELENPEGPRARQFGTRALARAIGF from the coding sequence CTGTCGCCGCGGGAAACCCTTTCCCGCGTCGAGCCTTTTTTGGCTCGGTTCGGCATAACGAGGGTTGCGCGACATACCGGGCTTGATGACGTCGGAATTCCCGTCTGGTGCGCCTATACTCCGAATTCGCGATCAATCGTGATTGCTCAAGGAAAGGGCCTGACCGATCTCGATGCCAAGGTGTCCACTGTCATGGAGGCCATTGAACGGGCAGTTGCCGGCGAACCTTTCGTCGATCTTGTCCGCAGCACCTCGTTCGGTCTGCAGGCGATGGGGCACAAGATCGATACGCTGAACTGCCTGATCGCCATGCATAAACCCGATCTCGGGCCCGACGAGGAGACGGAATGGGTGGCCGGCATCAACATCCTCACCGGCGAAACGATTTATATCCCTTTTGAAGCAGTGCTGCTCGACCGCACGCGTGATGCGCGATACTGGATGTCATCTGACGGCCTGGCATCGGGAAACAATATCGAGGAGGCCGTTTTCCACGGGGTGCTCGAACGGATCGAGCGGGATGCGCATGTGCTGTGGCAGGTTGGCGCGGAAAGGGATCGTTATGCCGGCTGCGTCGACCCCCGCGGCTTCCGGGACGATGCACTGACCGGGTTGATCGACAAGATCGAAAAACCAGGATTGGCGCTCAGGCTCTTCGATATCACAAGCGACATCGCCATTCCCTGCTTCACCGCCATTCTGGGTCCCGGCGATTCCGCTCCAGGCCAGCGGGATTGCCGCGGCGGCAGCGACATTCGCCTTGTCGAGGTGACCGGTGGTACGGGAGCCCATCCGTCTCCCGTGCGCGCGGCCATCCGGGCGGTAACGGAAGCCGCGCAATCCAGACTTACTTATATCAGCGGAGCCAGGGACGATATTTCTCCCGCCACGTTCTCGAGATCCTTGCCGCCGCTGATGCGGCGAGCCTTCGACGCAGTTCCGGTCTCGCCGGCTGCCGGTCCTTTCCGCCACCGAACGCCGGAACAACGGGATCTGACGCATTTGCTGCAGCATGTGTTGGAGACATTGCGAAACAAGGGGATCAGTTCGGTCATTGCCGTACGCCTGAGCGACAACACGCTTCCCTTTGGCGTCGTCAAGGTCGTTATCCCCGAACTCGAAAATCCGGAGGGGCCGCGTGCTCGCCAGTTTGGAACAAGGGCGCTCGCTAGAGCGATAGGTTTTTGA
- a CDS encoding TfuA-like protein, with product MKVIFAGPSLPDAASLAGEGIRVLPPATQGDVLAVVEQGANVIGLIDGGFEYAAPVWHKEILRALSLGVTVFGAASMGALRAAECHSFGMIGIGRIFEDYRTGRLVDDAAVALVHAPSALGGKPLTIPLVNVSATLDAMERNELLPDPRRQVIEDAASAIFFKRRTWRAIVEQCAGVAEPDRPQLLTALVSHSVDQKRVDALELLKVVQSTADIRVHADLSWKLRETSFSTRPVL from the coding sequence TTGAAGGTCATTTTCGCGGGTCCCAGTCTTCCCGACGCAGCCTCACTTGCCGGCGAGGGGATACGCGTCCTGCCGCCCGCCACGCAGGGCGATGTTCTGGCTGTGGTGGAACAGGGTGCCAATGTCATCGGCCTGATCGATGGCGGTTTCGAATACGCCGCGCCGGTCTGGCACAAGGAAATTCTCCGTGCTCTTTCGCTTGGCGTGACGGTCTTTGGGGCGGCAAGCATGGGCGCGCTGCGCGCTGCGGAATGTCATTCATTCGGGATGATCGGGATCGGCCGCATTTTCGAAGACTACCGGACGGGTCGGCTGGTCGATGATGCCGCCGTCGCGCTCGTGCATGCGCCGAGCGCACTGGGCGGCAAGCCGCTGACGATACCGCTCGTAAATGTCAGCGCCACGCTCGATGCCATGGAAAGGAATGAGTTGCTCCCAGATCCGCGGCGCCAAGTCATCGAGGACGCCGCGAGCGCAATATTCTTCAAGAGACGGACGTGGCGGGCAATCGTCGAGCAATGCGCTGGCGTAGCTGAGCCGGATCGCCCGCAGCTTCTGACTGCCCTCGTGTCGCATTCCGTTGATCAAAAGCGCGTCGATGCACTGGAATTGCTAAAGGTGGTGCAGTCGACCGCCGATATTCGCGTGCATGCCGATTTGTCCTGGAAACTGCGCGAAACCTCGTTCTCCACACGGCCTGTATTGTGA
- a CDS encoding glycosyltransferase, with amino-acid sequence MKKSARSDVTVAVVIPAYNAERTLAETISSVRNQTHQALDIVVVDDGSKDHTLAIAQAIADIDPRVRVLEQRNSGVAAARNAGWRSTSADLVAFLDADDLWSPDKIERQLAALERGGPKVGLVYTWYAMIDHKNYIIYRSNEVSIEGDVLDEVLADNFIGNASSPLVRRNILDATGGFDASLQQRDAQGCEDLLFYCLAAEFSSFVVVPDHLVGYRQTPDNMSSNLTRMLRSWILVAEQMLKRHPEKDFVIRVGLRRCGRWLVQKAVEQGRYRALIELVATMSRHDKPIAAKMLAVDTGSKAMRSLKRKARSWLKRESCFSPNANHRFALGTKYDAGWTVEPFVSAK; translated from the coding sequence TTGAAGAAATCGGCAAGAAGTGATGTAACTGTTGCTGTTGTAATCCCGGCCTATAACGCGGAACGAACTCTGGCTGAAACAATCAGCAGCGTTCGTAATCAAACACATCAAGCGCTCGATATCGTCGTGGTGGACGACGGTTCTAAGGACCATACCCTGGCTATTGCGCAAGCAATCGCTGACATAGATCCGCGCGTGCGAGTATTAGAGCAAAGAAATTCCGGCGTCGCGGCTGCTCGAAATGCGGGTTGGCGCTCTACGTCTGCCGACCTAGTGGCATTCCTTGATGCGGATGACCTTTGGTCACCTGATAAAATTGAGCGACAATTGGCGGCATTGGAGAGAGGCGGTCCTAAAGTCGGGCTGGTCTACACTTGGTATGCGATGATTGACCACAAGAATTACATCATTTACCGCAGCAATGAAGTTTCCATCGAGGGAGATGTGCTCGACGAGGTACTTGCGGATAACTTCATTGGAAATGCAAGCTCGCCACTCGTACGGCGGAATATTCTTGACGCGACGGGAGGATTTGACGCCTCACTCCAACAGCGTGACGCGCAGGGATGTGAAGATCTCCTCTTCTACTGCTTGGCCGCTGAATTCTCATCTTTTGTGGTGGTGCCGGATCATCTTGTCGGCTATCGCCAAACCCCCGACAACATGTCATCCAACCTGACGCGAATGCTAAGGTCCTGGATTCTGGTCGCGGAGCAAATGCTCAAGAGACACCCGGAAAAGGATTTTGTAATCCGTGTCGGCCTACGCCGCTGTGGCCGGTGGCTCGTCCAGAAGGCGGTTGAACAGGGCCGATACCGCGCGCTCATCGAACTTGTGGCAACAATGTCGCGACATGACAAGCCAATTGCCGCCAAGATGCTCGCGGTCGACACGGGATCAAAGGCAATGAGGAGCCTCAAAAGAAAGGCCCGATCATGGCTGAAACGGGAATCTTGTTTCTCTCCAAACGCCAATCATCGCTTTGCTCTAGGAACAAAGTACGATGCGGGTTGGACGGTGGAACCCTTTGTCTCAGCCAAATAG